In Clostridium cagae, one genomic interval encodes:
- a CDS encoding magnesium transporter CorA family protein — MIQIYKSQSEFDPSLKPIDSIENGCWINIVAPSEEELILVSKKTGISIDFLKAALDDEETSRIDIEDDAILVIVDIPFTEMEENSLTYDTYPLAIIHTDKLLVTICLKNSKIITDFANARIKSFFTFKKSRFILQILNRISTYYLLYLRQIDKKSLMIEKRLHKSMKNRELIQLHSLEKSLVYFSTSLKANEITLEKMLKLEMMQKYEEDKDVLEDVIIENKQAIEMTEIYSNILASTMDFFASVISNNLNIVMKVLASVTILMAIPTIISGIFGMNVMLPLSDNNPHAFSIVMMLTLGICFIVAFILYKKDMFN, encoded by the coding sequence TTGATTCAAATTTATAAAAGTCAGAGTGAATTCGATCCAAGTTTGAAACCTATTGATAGTATTGAAAATGGTTGTTGGATAAACATTGTAGCTCCATCTGAAGAAGAATTAATTCTGGTATCAAAGAAAACTGGAATTTCTATTGATTTTCTAAAGGCAGCACTAGATGATGAAGAAACTTCTAGAATTGATATTGAAGATGATGCCATATTAGTTATAGTCGATATACCATTCACAGAAATGGAGGAAAATTCTTTAACATATGATACTTATCCATTAGCTATAATACATACTGATAAATTATTAGTTACTATATGTTTAAAAAATAGTAAAATAATAACTGACTTTGCTAATGCTAGAATAAAATCATTTTTTACATTTAAAAAATCAAGGTTTATATTGCAAATATTAAATAGAATATCTACTTACTATTTACTTTACTTAAGACAAATAGATAAAAAAAGTTTAATGATAGAGAAAAGATTACATAAATCTATGAAAAATAGAGAACTTATTCAGCTTCATTCATTAGAAAAATCTCTTGTATATTTCTCAACTTCATTAAAAGCTAATGAGATAACCTTGGAAAAAATGTTAAAACTAGAAATGATGCAAAAATATGAAGAAGATAAAGATGTCTTAGAAGATGTCATTATTGAAAATAAGCAAGCTATAGAAATGACAGAAATATATAGCAATATTTTGGCGAGTACAATGGACTTCTTTGCTTCAGTTATTTCAAATAACTTAAATATAGTTATGAAAGTATTAGCATCTGTAACTATACTGATGGCAATCCCTACTATTATAAGTGGAATATTCGGTATGAATGTTATGTTACCTTTATCTGATAATAATCCCCATGCATTTTCAATAGTTATGA
- a CDS encoding amidohydrolase translates to MKQEIISFLSTCDKELNDLSSYLYNNPEESYSETKSSKYICNLLSKYNFEVSDNFLDISNSFICKKGTGYPKICFISEYDAVKDYGHITGHNALSTISVGAALALGSVVNKIGGSVILIGCPGEYLGGTKAVMTRQGVFDDIDVVMLAHPDVLTSESGTSSSIIPLSIKYEGKGGLTFLNKNIYTALDAILLNLNILNSLQKGFPKDLEINPILSKGGYTPLLLPEEAEAKFYIRSKNYKTSEWADNKLRTIAKYVSELTNLEYSTSLYEPSNKELITNRTLNRLFSHNLKENSIIDIGKPRDIYAGLSLGDVSHKVPCIHPYICITDDPSIKYGTKDFAKATQSEFALKQCKNASLALAFTGMDLIQNETLLNEIKDDFFKNKNI, encoded by the coding sequence ATGAAGCAAGAAATAATTTCATTTCTTTCAACTTGTGATAAAGAACTTAATGATTTAAGTTCTTATTTATATAATAATCCTGAGGAAAGTTATTCGGAAACTAAATCTTCAAAATATATTTGTAATTTGCTAAGTAAATATAACTTTGAAGTTAGCGATAATTTTTTAGATATATCCAATTCTTTTATTTGTAAAAAAGGAACTGGTTATCCTAAGATATGTTTTATAAGTGAATATGATGCTGTTAAAGACTATGGACATATAACAGGGCATAATGCTTTAAGTACAATATCAGTAGGTGCTGCACTAGCATTGGGTAGCGTTGTAAATAAAATAGGTGGTTCTGTTATATTAATTGGATGCCCAGGTGAATATTTAGGTGGAACTAAAGCTGTTATGACTAGACAAGGTGTTTTTGATGATATAGATGTGGTAATGCTTGCTCATCCTGATGTACTAACAAGTGAAAGTGGAACATCTTCATCAATAATTCCTTTAAGCATAAAATACGAAGGCAAAGGTGGCTTAACTTTTTTAAATAAAAATATCTACACAGCGCTAGATGCAATATTATTAAATTTAAATATATTAAATTCCCTTCAAAAGGGTTTTCCTAAAGATTTAGAAATAAATCCAATTTTATCTAAAGGTGGATATACACCTTTACTATTGCCTGAAGAAGCAGAAGCTAAATTTTATATTAGAAGTAAAAATTACAAAACTTCTGAATGGGCTGATAATAAACTTAGAACTATCGCTAAATATGTTTCTGAATTAACAAATTTAGAATATAGTACTTCTTTATATGAACCATCAAATAAAGAATTAATAACTAATAGAACTCTTAATAGATTATTTAGTCACAATCTAAAAGAAAATTCAATAATAGATATTGGTAAGCCACGTGATATCTATGCAGGATTAAGTTTGGGTGATGTTAGTCATAAAGTTCCTTGCATACATCCTTATATCTGCATAACCGATGATCCTAGCATTAAATATGGAACAAAAGATTTTGCTAAAGCTACTCAGTCAGAATTTGCACTTAAGCAATGTAAAAATGCATCATTAGCATTAGCATTTACAGGAATGGATTTAATTCAAAATGAAACTCTTCTTAATGAAATAAAGGATGATTTCTTTAAGAATAAAAATATATAA
- a CDS encoding sigma factor G inhibitor Gin has translation MENKVCFLCGKKEGSGIILKGEKICSNCECELTNISVVNPKYHYFKEKVKNVLFKK, from the coding sequence TTGGAGAATAAAGTATGTTTTTTGTGTGGTAAAAAAGAGGGCAGTGGTATAATATTAAAAGGAGAAAAGATATGTTCTAATTGTGAATGTGAACTTACAAATATTAGCGTTGTAAATCCTAAATACCATTACTTTAAAGAAAAAGTTAAAAATGTTTTATTTAAAAAATAA
- a CDS encoding dTMP kinase, whose amino-acid sequence MTKGKLIIIESGSDASGKATQAKKLYERLLEEGYNIKKITYPNYDSPACMPVKMYLSGEFGNKPEDVNAYVASTFFAIDRFASYNKEWKDFYDNGGIIISDRYTTSNMVHQAVKMDEEEKDKYLDWLYNLEFNLYKLPVPDCVMFLDVLPEISQKLMKDRNNKFTGEKEKDIHENNKDYLAKSYYNSLEIAEKYNWDKIKCNDGDNLKTIEEIHEEIYKKVKKYI is encoded by the coding sequence ATGACAAAAGGTAAATTAATTATAATAGAGAGTGGATCGGATGCTTCAGGAAAAGCTACTCAAGCTAAAAAGTTATATGAAAGATTATTAGAAGAAGGATATAATATAAAAAAAATAACATATCCCAATTATGATAGTCCAGCTTGTATGCCAGTAAAAATGTACTTAAGTGGTGAATTTGGAAATAAGCCTGAAGATGTAAATGCATATGTAGCCTCAACATTTTTTGCTATTGATAGATTTGCTTCATATAATAAAGAATGGAAAGACTTTTATGATAATGGAGGAATAATTATATCAGATAGATATACAACTTCTAATATGGTACATCAAGCAGTAAAAATGGATGAAGAAGAAAAAGATAAATATTTAGATTGGCTTTACAATTTAGAATTTAATTTATATAAACTTCCAGTTCCAGATTGTGTAATGTTTTTAGATGTATTACCCGAAATAAGTCAAAAATTAATGAAAGATAGAAATAATAAGTTTACAGGTGAAAAAGAAAAGGATATTCATGAAAATAATAAAGATTATTTAGCTAAATCTTATTATAATTCTTTAGAAATAGCAGAAAAATATAATTGGGATAAAATAAAATGTAATGATGGAGATAATTTAAAGACCATAGAAGAAATACATGAAGAAATTTATAAAAAAGTTAAAAAATATATATAA
- a CDS encoding cyclic-di-AMP receptor — translation MKLVIAIVQDEDAIDVLDSLTDKNFRVTKLATTGGFLKAGNTTLMVGVEEEKLDQALDVIKEVCKKRKETVIAPTPLSSNEGGYIQQCPMQITVGGATIFVVDVDKFIKI, via the coding sequence ATGAAATTAGTTATTGCTATAGTACAAGATGAAGATGCAATAGATGTGTTAGATTCATTAACAGATAAGAATTTTAGAGTAACTAAACTAGCTACTACGGGGGGATTTCTAAAAGCAGGCAATACAACTTTAATGGTTGGTGTTGAGGAAGAAAAGCTTGATCAAGCATTAGATGTAATTAAAGAGGTATGTAAAAAAAGAAAAGAAACAGTAATAGCACCAACACCTTTAAGTAGTAATGAGGGTGGATACATTCAACAATGCCCTATGCAAATTACGGTAGGTGGAGCAACAATATTTGTTGTTGATGTTGATAAATTTATAAAAATATAA
- a CDS encoding DNA polymerase III subunit delta': MREIIGHERVINGFDLRKRSNTFSHANLIIGDDGIGKSLVAKYLANSILGLKGDKEFVDIINYYPLSSSFGVDDIRNIITEVSKKPFESDKKVLILHKCEKMTIQAQNALLKTIEEPPIGVHLILLSESLELILDTIKSRCQTYKLTPLSKEDITKYIENKYFDINIENKKAALAYSQGIPGKVEKFIEDDKLNNLRNILLELLCDLESNKDDFVFKYKEVLASYKDKQSEVLNILISYIRDIMFLKELDSNDLVVNFDKLKEIRDISMRMSYKKLNSMLEYIKEARTSLNNNTNYSMTITVLLMGFAEV; encoded by the coding sequence TTGAGAGAAATTATTGGTCATGAAAGAGTTATTAATGGGTTTGATCTAAGGAAAAGAAGTAATACTTTTTCTCATGCTAATTTAATTATTGGTGATGATGGGATTGGAAAAAGTTTAGTTGCAAAGTATCTTGCAAATAGTATATTAGGATTAAAGGGTGATAAAGAGTTTGTAGATATTATAAATTATTACCCTTTATCTTCTTCATTTGGAGTAGACGATATCAGAAATATTATAACTGAAGTATCTAAGAAACCTTTTGAAAGTGATAAAAAAGTTTTAATACTGCATAAGTGTGAAAAAATGACTATTCAAGCTCAAAATGCATTGTTAAAAACTATAGAAGAACCTCCAATAGGAGTACATTTAATACTTCTTAGTGAATCACTAGAATTAATTTTAGACACTATAAAATCACGTTGTCAAACTTATAAATTAACACCATTATCTAAAGAAGATATTACTAAGTATATTGAGAATAAATATTTTGATATAAATATAGAAAATAAAAAAGCAGCTTTAGCATATAGTCAAGGTATTCCAGGAAAAGTTGAAAAATTTATAGAAGATGATAAATTAAATAATTTAAGAAATATATTGTTAGAATTATTATGTGATTTAGAAAGTAATAAGGATGATTTTGTTTTTAAATATAAAGAGGTATTAGCTAGTTATAAAGATAAACAAAGTGAAGTCTTAAATATATTAATTTCATATATAAGAGATATTATGTTTTTAAAGGAATTAGATTCTAATGATTTAGTTGTAAATTTTGATAAACTTAAAGAAATAAGAGATATATCAATGAGAATGTCTTATAAAAAGCTTAATTCTATGTTAGAATACATAAAAGAAGCAAGAACTAGTTTAAATAATAACACTAATTATTCAATGACCATAACTGTATTACTTATGGGATTTGCGGAGGTATAA
- a CDS encoding PSP1 domain-containing protein, which translates to MIKVIGVRFKKAGKIYYFDPVNFAVKKENYVIVETARGIEFGQCVIGIKEISEDEIVSPLKEVIRIADEKDIQKHKDNKGRENEALEICLKKIQEHGLKMKLIDVEYTFDNHKVIFYFTADGRVDFRELVKDLATIFKTRIELRQIGVRDEAKMIGGLGPCGRPMCCSTFLGDFASVSIKMAKEQNLSLNPTKISGICGRLMCCLNYEQSTYEDIRRRLPKVGSIVETIDGKGEVIGNLTVKESVRVKLKRGDEEVIDIYKIEDVKLISGSYEGSIDNSDIKLEIESEEDKKLIKELIKEEN; encoded by the coding sequence ATGATAAAAGTTATTGGAGTAAGGTTTAAAAAAGCTGGAAAAATTTATTATTTTGATCCAGTAAATTTTGCTGTTAAAAAAGAAAATTATGTAATAGTTGAAACTGCTAGAGGAATAGAATTTGGCCAATGTGTCATAGGAATAAAAGAGATATCAGAAGATGAAATAGTATCACCTTTAAAGGAAGTTATAAGAATAGCTGATGAAAAAGATATTCAAAAACATAAGGATAATAAAGGTAGAGAAAATGAAGCTTTAGAAATATGTTTAAAAAAAATACAAGAACATGGATTAAAAATGAAATTAATAGATGTAGAATATACATTTGATAATCATAAAGTTATATTCTATTTTACAGCTGATGGAAGAGTAGATTTTAGAGAATTAGTAAAAGATTTAGCTACTATATTTAAAACTAGAATAGAATTAAGACAAATAGGTGTAAGAGATGAAGCTAAAATGATAGGCGGTCTAGGACCTTGTGGAAGACCAATGTGTTGTTCTACCTTCTTAGGAGATTTTGCATCTGTATCTATTAAAATGGCTAAGGAACAAAATCTTTCTTTAAATCCAACTAAGATATCAGGAATATGTGGAAGACTTATGTGTTGTTTAAATTATGAACAAAGTACTTACGAAGATATTAGAAGAAGACTTCCTAAAGTTGGATCAATAGTTGAAACTATTGATGGAAAAGGTGAAGTAATAGGTAATTTAACAGTAAAAGAAAGTGTAAGGGTTAAATTAAAACGTGGAGACGAAGAAGTAATTGACATATATAAAATAGAGGATGTTAAATTAATATCTGGAAGTTATGAAGGTTCAATAGATAATTCAGATATTAAATTAGAAATTGAGTCTGAAGAAGATAAAAAGTTAATAAAAGAGTTGATTAAAGAAGAAAATTAG
- a CDS encoding DUF362 domain-containing protein, which produces MAFVINDSCVSCGACAGECPVDAISQGDAYYVIDADTCIDCGNCANVCPVGAPVQE; this is translated from the coding sequence ATGGCATTTGTAATTAATGATTCATGTGTTAGCTGTGGAGCATGCGCTGGAGAATGTCCAGTTGATGCTATAAGCCAAGGAGATGCATACTACGTTATTGATGCAGATACTTGTATCGATTGCGGTAACTGTGCTAATGTTTGCCCAGTTGGTGCTCCAGTTCAAGAATAG
- a CDS encoding MBL fold metallo-hydrolase, whose amino-acid sequence MKLTWYGHSCFLITSNNGKRILIDPFDDSIGYNNDFLHSDIIVISHNHFDHSFLKESDNNVKIINTTGIFNLDFINIEGFSSFHDKYNGLKRGPNIIYTFTLDKLKICHLGDLGHIPLDLISTKLENIDILFVPIGGHFTLNGAEGAKISKLISPKYIIPIHYKTFKSMLYLDDSKNFLISMDNVEKINSNTITSDDLKLYKENSVLLLSLP is encoded by the coding sequence ATGAAATTAACTTGGTATGGACACTCTTGTTTTTTAATAACAAGTAATAATGGTAAAAGAATACTCATAGATCCATTTGATGATTCTATAGGATATAATAATGATTTTCTCCACTCTGACATTATAGTAATAAGTCATAATCATTTTGATCATTCATTTTTAAAGGAAAGTGATAATAATGTAAAAATTATTAATACTACTGGTATTTTTAATCTTGATTTTATCAATATAGAAGGCTTTTCTTCCTTTCATGATAAATATAATGGTTTGAAAAGAGGACCTAATATAATATATACTTTTACATTAGATAAGTTGAAAATTTGTCATTTAGGAGACTTAGGACATATCCCTTTAGATTTGATTTCTACTAAATTAGAAAATATAGATATTTTATTTGTTCCAATAGGGGGTCATTTTACATTAAATGGTGCTGAGGGTGCTAAAATAAGCAAATTGATTTCTCCAAAGTATATAATACCAATCCATTATAAAACTTTTAAATCTATGCTTTATTTAGATGATTCTAAAAATTTCTTAATATCTATGGATAATGTTGAAAAAATAAACTCTAATACCATAACTAGTGATGATTTAAAACTTTATAAAGAAAACTCTGTATTATTGTTATCTCTACCTTAA
- a CDS encoding CtsR family transcriptional regulator, with translation MAKLSDIIEEFIKAMFNDSGENVVLIQRNELADQFRCAPSQINYVLTTRFTYNKGYLIESKRGGGGHIIIKQLDNDSSSRREEIINQSIGNTITYHNAVNIIDNLFESDIITEKECELMKIAINDRTLISVENRNKIRADIFKAMIMVILS, from the coding sequence ATGGCAAAACTTTCAGATATAATTGAAGAATTTATAAAAGCAATGTTTAATGATAGTGGAGAGAATGTGGTTCTAATACAGCGAAATGAACTAGCTGATCAATTTAGATGTGCACCATCACAAATAAACTATGTTTTAACAACTAGATTTACTTACAATAAAGGTTATTTAATTGAAAGCAAGCGTGGTGGCGGTGGCCATATTATTATAAAACAATTAGACAATGATAGTTCCAGCAGAAGAGAGGAAATAATAAATCAAAGTATAGGTAATACAATAACATATCATAATGCTGTAAATATAATAGATAATTTATTTGAATCTGATATTATTACAGAAAAAGAATGTGAACTGATGAAAATAGCTATAAACGATAGAACTTTAATTTCAGTTGAGAATAGAAATAAAATAAGAGCAGATATTTTTAAAGCAATGATTATGGTTATTTTATCTTAA
- a CDS encoding UvrB/UvrC motif-containing protein, translating to MLCEKCKKNEAKINLVKIVNGEKNEIWLCESCAKDISDIPFINSLNEIGGLQFENILTGFLNNIGDKKTKPKELVCPKCKMNYSEFEKTSKLGCSECYNVFFEYIKPIIKRIHGNVKHVGKIPKFDGESLIKRKRIIKLKQELQSVIKLEEYEKAAVLRDEIKELEEFIFINSKDDKVFLVKEEKGNEKLD from the coding sequence ATGTTATGTGAAAAATGTAAAAAGAATGAAGCTAAAATTAATTTGGTTAAAATAGTAAATGGAGAAAAAAATGAAATTTGGTTATGTGAATCTTGTGCTAAAGATATATCAGATATACCATTTATAAATTCTTTAAATGAAATTGGTGGATTACAATTTGAAAATATATTAACAGGTTTTTTAAATAATATTGGTGATAAAAAAACAAAACCAAAAGAACTTGTTTGTCCAAAATGTAAAATGAATTACTCTGAATTTGAAAAAACGAGTAAATTAGGTTGTAGTGAATGCTATAATGTATTTTTTGAATATATAAAACCTATAATAAAGAGAATTCATGGGAATGTGAAACATGTGGGAAAAATTCCTAAATTTGATGGAGAATCCTTAATTAAAAGAAAAAGGATAATAAAGTTAAAACAGGAGTTACAGAGTGTTATTAAATTAGAAGAATATGAAAAAGCAGCTGTGTTAAGAGATGAAATTAAAGAACTAGAAGAATTTATATTTATTAATAGCAAAGATGATAAGGTGTTTTTGGTTAAGGAGGAAAAAGGTAATGAAAAATTGGATTAA